AGTCCAGCCAGCCCCTTGATTGCCAAATAGGGAAGAATGATGTAAAGAATGGAGTCGCGCACGGCGTAGAAGGCGATAATCACCACCAGCCAGCGCCAGCCCTTTTTCTTGAAATGGGCGATTGTTTCTTTGCGCCCAAGCTTTCCTTCCGGCAACAGCCCCCAGCGAACCAGAAATCTCTTCAAGTCGCCAGAACCTCGAAAATTTCCACTTTGGAGGTCAGAATCGATTTCCCGTTTTCCGTAAACTCCTTGACCCGCTGGTGGCCCTCCCGGTATTCGGAACTCCCGACCCAGGCCTCAAAATCCTCTTTTTTTTCCCAGTGGGTCATCACCAAATAGGCATCCCCTTCCAGCGGTTTCAAAATTTCGGCCTTGATAAAGCCCGGTCGGCGGTCCACCGCTTTTTTGCGGGTTTTGAAAACCTCCTCAAAGCGTCCCCGCCATTTTTCGGGAACGGTCATTCGGTTTATCATTACAAACATTTCTTTATCTACCTCCCCTGCTGTATTGTTATTTGTTTCACAAGAAACAAGCCCAAGTCGCATACGGGTGGGAAATAAAGGATAAGCAAAATTCCTTGTCAAGATAAATGTTAAATTGCAAGCCATTGTTATTCAGTGGCTTACATTGATTATGACAAATAGCATATTATTTGGCGACTGAATTAGTCGGTAATTTAATAATGACTACGACTATTTTAGTCGGTATTTTTGGTATCGATTTTTCTGATCTTAACGAATCTTAATCAAGTTTTGGTACTTTTTCCAAATCGGCAACCAATCCTCCTTGAAAACTGCAATCAGGATTTCATCGTGATATTTTCCGTTGCGGAAAATCTGTTTTTTGCGGACGCCCTCGACTTTGTAGCCGCATTTCAGGTTGTATTGCAAACTACGTTTGTTGAAAGCGTACACGGACGAATTAATTTTCCGGAGGTTCAAGGTGTTAAAGGCGTAGTTCAACAAGGTCATTTTGGCGTCCGTGCCGTACCCTTTTCCCCAGTATTTCTTTTCTCCAATCAAAGCGCCGGTCGAAGCCGTCCGGTCTTTGGCATTGATGTGAACGAGCGCCATATTGCCAATCAGCTTTCCGTCCAGGGTTTCTATCCCCAGAATGATTTCGTTTGGATTGTTGGCCATCCGGTCAAACCATTCCTCCTCCTTTTTTTCAGTAACGGGAAAATAAACGAGCAGATACTGGTTCACCTCCGGGTCGTTTATCCAGCGCAGGCAAAGTTCGAAATCGGTTGCCTTCCGCAAGGGGCGGAGGATGGTCTTTTTCCCCTTCAAGAACACAAGTTTTGGTCTGTTGGTGGTTTTCCGCATTTGATTTCCAATTAGAGCCAAAGCATAAAAAGAAGCAAGAGGTCCGATTTCCCCTCTTTTCTTATTGCCAGCCAGAGTTGAAGCCGTTAATTTGACCGTTCGATGCCTTCCTTTGCCGTGGCCGCCAACGAGCGGCTGAAAAAGATGGTTTTTGAGGCGCAGGGGATAACCGCCTTCGCCGGAAAGGTTCTTTCCAAGCTGTTTACGCCCCCTTTTTACTGGCGGGATTTGTACGAACAGATTCATTTTCTGGGGATCGGGTCGGTCTATCTTTGCATTTTCACCGGTGTTTTTGCCGGGCAGGCAATGGCTCTGCAATTTTCCAAGGAGATGGCGGAATTCGGGGCCAAGGATTACATGGGACGGATCGTCACTTTGGCCAACGTGCGGGCCTTGGGGCCGGTTTTGACCGGGCTGATGGTGGCGGCAAGGGTTTCCTCCGGCATCGCCGCCGAAATCGGTGCGATGAAGGCCTCCAACCAGCTGGATGCTTTGGTCTCCTTCGGCACCGATCCCGTCAAGAAGCTGGCCGTGCCGCGGCTTTGGGCCCTTTTTTTGATGATGCCGATTCTGACTATTCTT
The sequence above is drawn from the Verrucomicrobiia bacterium genome and encodes:
- a CDS encoding ABC transporter permease, coding for MPSFAVAANERLKKMVFEAQGITAFAGKVLSKLFTPPFYWRDLYEQIHFLGIGSVYLCIFTGVFAGQAMALQFSKEMAEFGAKDYMGRIVTLANVRALGPVLTGLMVAARVSSGIAAEIGAMKASNQLDALVSFGTDPVKKLAVPRLWALFLMMPILTILTDTIAIIGGWIVSHFIVHVSDALYWTNVKQKLTYGNLLVGMTKPFVFGIIIAIVGCYKGFSSEGGTRGVGQATREAVVISSITILVAEFMMTKGLFAILGW
- a CDS encoding antibiotic biosynthesis monooxygenase, which encodes MFVMINRMTVPEKWRGRFEEVFKTRKKAVDRRPGFIKAEILKPLEGDAYLVMTHWEKKEDFEAWVGSSEYREGHQRVKEFTENGKSILTSKVEIFEVLAT
- a CDS encoding GNAT family protein translates to MRKTTNRPKLVFLKGKKTILRPLRKATDFELCLRWINDPEVNQYLLVYFPVTEKKEEEWFDRMANNPNEIILGIETLDGKLIGNMALVHINAKDRTASTGALIGEKKYWGKGYGTDAKMTLLNYAFNTLNLRKINSSVYAFNKRSLQYNLKCGYKVEGVRKKQIFRNGKYHDEILIAVFKEDWLPIWKKYQNLIKIR